The Dioscorea cayenensis subsp. rotundata cultivar TDr96_F1 chromosome 18, TDr96_F1_v2_PseudoChromosome.rev07_lg8_w22 25.fasta, whole genome shotgun sequence genome includes the window GGGAAGAGAAAACGTGTTGACAGTAGTGAATCTGACCAAAAGCAAGGAAGCAACAAATGGGaaagaaatattaatgtttatggAGGTAAAaatgtatttcttttctttttcattctagCTCTTATTACCTCTATTTAGTTTATGAATTGTTTAAACAGAACCACAATACTAGTGTTAAACTTCTTATTTATGTGGCCTttcttgatgaatttattttgaaagcaATTTGACCCATCAAATTTTGTGTCTCAAGTGGATTATAGTTTTTCTAATTGTCAAACAATTTTGGTCAAGTTATCATCTTTTTCATGGTTCTACTCTTCCTTTAGATTTTCATACACTTTTGAATGCTTTACCATTATTAATCTTGATCATGATGTGCTATCACTAACTTGCTATGTGCACCTTATGTCAAATGACCATCGTCATCTTTTGTACCTTCAATAGGACCTCAATTAAAGGTCCGCACCTCTAGTTTGCCACCAGTTACTCATCAAGTTTCTGACTCAGATGTATATCTTTTGgaaggacatagtgtagaggtTTGATCAATGAAACTTCTTGATAATATTCCTCAAAACAATCATATTGTTACTCTTAACTTGCTGGAagaactttattttgttttttatttccctGGTCTAGGTTTCTGCCTGTGCTTGGAGTCCAACAGATTCTCTTTTGGCTGTTGGGTGGGTATAGTTTCCTTTTGCTTGCTTAACCGAACTAGGACTTATACAAAGATTTGACTTTTTTCTTACATTGTCTTACATTGGCTCTTTGAATTAGCCAAAACTCCTTGTACCAGTGTTCTTTATCATGTTGACATGCTACACACTAtctttatttgatatttctttCAATTCCACTAGCAAATTTGCAAGGATTATATCAATGAATATCTTCCCTGAATTTAGTACTGCCTTCATTGGCAACATTACAATACAAATGGCTGGCCTTATGCCATTCCCTGTGATATTCAACAAGTTAACCTACCAATtcctttattttgaattatgtaACATTGATGAAATTATCATTAGACTAAGACCCTTTCTCATTTTGGTGCAATTTACCAACTCACTCACTTTATAATGCCCAAGACCAAGAGTTTATTCTTGATGTGCTGTTGTTGTTAGTGCTTCCCAGTTATTTGAACATTTGTTGCTTTAATTTCTTTAACCTGGCAATGTGGAGATCCAGAATCAGTTTAGTTTTGAATATACCAAGGTTGGAATGCTAAATTGGAAAACTTCATGCAGATTTTTTAATCCAGAATTTGCTTATCAAATTCCTGTGATTCTGTTTAGGTATCTCCCATAATTCAAGTTCTGGAATAAGTGGATTTGTGTTCTACTTTTCCTGTTGAGGTTAACACATTTATATAGAATGTTAGCATATTTTTTCGTGTAATCAGTCCTAAGAGTTGATTTGAAGGTAGATTGTTGGCCTGCAAATTTTTTCAAGTTTCTGTCTTACAGATGAAAAATTTAAGTGCCTGCAATGCTGCTTAAGCGTTTCAAATAGTTCACCTCTAGATTAAGTGAATGTATGAGCTACATGTCTGTTTCTGCCTTGATGATCATCTATTTCTGTATGGGTTTTCCATTATCTTTAATGCTAACGGTCACTTCTCCTAAGAAAGTCTGCAGTATGATTACTTTCAATTGTTTACTTTTTAAGGTTTTTCCTTTTCTCCCGTTTTATTTAATCCATCTTTTTCTTGCATATTCCCTCAGTTTTGAATGCTTGAGTGTCAATTAAAGCTTACAAATTTTTGACACGCTACAATATTTATCTTTGCTCAATAATTATCATTTCAGTAAGTCTGTAGTCCACCTTAAATGATATTTACAAAACCAGGCATGTTAATTTCCGAGTTCTTGCTGATTTCAACATGTTATCACTATGTTCTTATGCAAGtattcttgattttattttgttttacaatGTTTCCGAAGTTAAGTCCAAATTTTATATTGGTTATGAAGTTGAAAACTTCATGTCTATAACTCATAATCCCAAATTTAAAAGACAGTTGTACTTTTAAGGTTACTTCCAACTTTGCCATTTGAAAATATGCACACTACAGGATCAAACATGTTTAATTTTGTCCCTAAAATGCATGGGTCAACCTCTAACATTCACTTGAAATTATCCAACATAAGTTTTCATAGGATAGTTTGGCCTCATATCTTTGACATTAATGATTAGTTGTACCACAGATTTGATAATTATGTTAATGATGCTTCTATCTACATTAGAATATTTTTGCtaacattgatatatatatgtgtgtgtgtgtgtgtgtgtgtgtgtgtgttaaggTTTATGTTTGACATTACAGTTtataagattaaaattttagttttaaactGGCAGGTCTTCAGATTCAATGGCACTGATATGGAAAATTTCGGATGACCTCTCCAAAATTTATAGTTCAAATCCGGACGTGCGTTGTCTAATTCGTCCCGATCCAAAAAACGATGGGCTAGATGGAGTTAGCACACTTGCGTGGAATGTGAGTTTCACTCTTTCGATCGATGTCCCTGTTCTTGCAATTTTAATAAACATTATGTTATTTTCTCTCAGAATTATGTAATTCATTTTCGTCCTTTTGAGCTAAGTAtataagaattttttaataatcatcAAGGTAAAGGATTGTCCTGAATTCATTCATTGGGACATAAGTTCTTATTGCATGGCAGTGCTTTGTTTGTTTATGGTTAATTGCTTAGTTTACAAATGGCTATTATACAGGGAGGAGGGGAACTACTTGCCACAGGATCATTTGATGGGCTGGCAAGTATCTGGACTAAGAATGGTTAGTTACTTCATACTTAGTTTTCATCTGAATTAaccaaattaattgattatgaaGATCTTGTTGGAATTTGAATTATTCTAGCATTagtaaaatagttttattttggcatttgttcaatcaatattatttgtttgtaaTCTCGATTATGCAGTTGTAGTTAGCACTTGAGGTATTTTGGCCTCCATAAAATAGTTTTGTTTAGGTTGCTTCTGTTCTGTTTtatcagaaatatatatatatatatatattatctcaaAGTTGAATAAAACCTGAGCATATTTGGTTAGGGAGTATTACAAAGAAGAGACACTAATGTTACAGAATCATGCCGTCATTCAATGGATTTGCTTAGGGGCAGTCAGAGCCACTTGCCGTGGTATCTCACATAGCTACTTTTGTTCTCTATTAGCAAGGATATGATTTTAATGGTAGGCCAAGAATGCAGTTTCATTAGAGGATCTTTATTCCTTCTATCCTTTTCTATGGTAGAAAGTATTATTGGAAAAATAGCCTTAGTTCACAGCTGCTATTGCAGCAAACTCACATTGTTCACAGAAGGATTGCCTATGCCTAAATGATAAATCACCTTTATTGTTATTGAATTTCAGCTGAAACATGTTTTCATAATTTACGAACTGGATTTGCTTCTGTagaataaatacataaatgcaTCAACATGACTGGCATAATTTAGCATGTGCAGCTTCATCACACAAGTGAGTGTGATTTACCTTTGTTTTGCCAAAGTGTTCTCTTTCACTGCAGTTATTGCAACAAAATTTCTAGTGTTGGTTCCTGAATATGGATATTGAGCGAAGGGATATAagcatatttttgtaatttactgAATGAAGTAACTCAAAGgggaaaaaatgataaatatgttGCTACATCAATATGGATTAGCATTGTATAGCATACTGCAAATTTGTCTGTTGGGATAGAGCAAGTGCataagtttgttttgtttttgcagtCATACTTCTCAAAATTCCCTTTGAATATAGTGTTGATTATTTAACATGTATTCAAATCACAGATTGTTTTATGTGAAATGTTGATCTCTCAACTATTATTTAAGCACTTctgtaaataaaatttgtttagtATACGTTGATTCTTCGTATGCTAAGTACAATAAGACAAAACCTAAACCCACCAATAAATTGTtcctagttatttattttatgcaatgcTTGTGTCCGAGTATCCCAAACATTAAGCTGTGTTTCTCACTTGTGCCACAAAATGCCtctacttgtattttttttgagCAGTgctgttttctatttttttctggTAATAATGCGACAGGTGAATTGAAGAAGGCACTAGACAATCATAAGGATACCATATTGTTTATAGCTTGGAACAGTAACGATGCTTTTCTCATTACTGGAAGTGGAAGTAGTGACAACAGAGTTGTTGTCTGGGACACCAATCGATGGGAGTCTATGCAAGAAGTTGCATTTGATTCAGGTGCAAAGTTGAGTCAGTTGGTGAAGATAGATTTTGTGTCTTGTTTTAGTTATCCCTCGATGTAATCATGCTCATAATATCTACTTTTGCAGAACAATTGATTGGTGTTGCGTGGAGGAACGGTACTTCATTTGCTGCATGTTCAGGGGACAAGAGGATTTGTGTTTACAACATTGGAGAATCTCAGCCAGTCAAAACTTTTTCTGGATATCAGGTTTCAACAAGCCAATACTATTAACAATTCTGTGACCAATTTTTATTAGTCATTGACAATTTGTAATGATATGCTGCTGATCTgttattccttttgttgattGCCTGAAATGTGGCCTCAGCAGTGTTTATGTTTCCATTCTTTATGCTTGAATACTATTTGTTTGGTGAATTGGATTTGACATCAATGTAGCCAAGTTGcagttgctgctgctgcttctttgtttttttctttgggcTATGTGTCTGTGATCTTCAGTATTGTGATATCTACAATACGAACTCTTAAAATGAATTCGATAACCTTGTTGTGTTGGATTAAGTTATAACTACTGGCTTGTTTTATGGGCGTGTCACTTTTGTGATCATTTATTCTCATTCTTTTGCTTGTTAAGTTGCATCCGTTGCTTTGGCCAAACATATGCAAGGTCATCTCCTTTTCTGAATGACATTTTCAAggttttaaatattgtttgcCAACTATGTGTTCCTCAATTGATGGAAACTTCAGATTGATTACTTTATGCaacttctcttctttctcttttgtgaaatgaaaattgaaacaaaatgtATCTGTAATATGCCTTTGGTGCTTTTTAGTGTagtgaaaaaaatgatgtttcAATTTCAGGATGAAGTTTGTGGTATCAATTGGAATCCTACTGGGAGTTTATTGGCTTCATACCCTCATGATAAGGCTATAAAGGTAACCATTCTTTATGAAAGCGGTAATTGTATATTctacaaaattttctttcttatcaCCTGACCTCAGTTTTCAAAGatgtataattttgattattttacatatatacctcAGAAAATGCGAAAATTGCATTCACTGTGTATTTACTATCTTGCATGTGTACCCTGGACACCTATTTCTCTGGAAAACTAAGCTAATGAGTGGGGCTAGTTGAAGATAATATAATCATGCCAAGGCAATAACTTCTAATGATGGTATCCAATAAGATTTTACATGTGCCCTAAACCTTTGTGTTCAAAGGTGTATTAAAAAGTGAGACTAGGGTTTTATGTGTAATCCAGGATTTCTTGGTTGTTCTATACGCAAAATATGCTTAGTTTTTTATATGATCTGGTCTCACTTTGGCATCCATGGGTTTTGCTGCTATCAGTTCCTGCTATAGATATAGGCATGATATCCTTGACTTCAGCCCATTCTGCGACATTATGGTGAAGCTCTTACCCTAATTTTCCTAGCTTTCTGATCTGGCATCAAGAATTTATTATCCTTGCTGTAATGTGTTCCATTAAAAATGACAGCATATGAAGTAGCCTTCTTCCATGAGGGTAATGCTGTTGTTTTTACCCATCCAAGGTCACATTAAGGGGGCCTTGTGGACTATACTTCTCATTATGTTTTAGTTGactcttcttttcttatatataattatttttaatttccagGAGGGAAACTGGTCAACCTTCATCTTCACTTATTTCTGTCATCATATGTGAAacaaaagttatttatataataaatggtCCCATCTTTTGTTACTTCGGTATAAACTACAGTTAATCAAAggccaaatttcagaatttatgtgattttttcCACCAGATTTGGACTCTAGAGCAGGATGAAAGTCTACATGATCTGATGCATAATGAGGTTTGGGGCTTTTGggctttttcttttcattgttgGTCATTCATTCTGTACGATTAAACTGGATCGGGTTTCTTAATTTGCATTTTCAGATTGTACACTGTTAGATGGAGCCCTACTGGCCTAGGTACTAACAATCCCGGTAAATCTTACAGTTTTCTTGCTAGGTActctttttcctctctttcttctGCCTTTTTTCAGTTATGCGTTATTGTTACTAAATGTCTTATGTGGTTTATGTGTTTTATGCATTTTCTGACATGTCTGTTAAGTAATTGTctgaaatttgatttaaatattgatATGGTCCTGTTGCATGATGTTTATGCTCCAACAAAAGTTTCCAAATAGTtgtgtaaaatttaatttattaagcaCATTAGAAGCCTtctaaatatttcaaaaataattgaaaaataactgTCAGGTGAAAGCAGTGGATCTTTTGTTCATAATTATGTAAGCAATTTGTAAATAGTAACCCTGTAGGTGAATTTTCTTGTATAATTCATGTCTGAAATAATTATACATGTGCGATAACTCCTACAGCTAGCTTTGTTTGGCGTCTTATTCTTAGTTTCACTTAAGAGTAAATCTATAGTAAAGAATCAAAATGGATAAGATCAAAAGAAAGTTTTAGAGTTTCCTCAGAGTTGTTTCTTGCCCActtctaattttgaataatttattttcatctttctttgACGGTTGTGTATGAATCCTGTCAAATGCCAGTGCTTCCAAAGACAGAACAGTGAAAGTATGGGATTGTGTTCATGGGCAGCTCCTCTACTCCTTCAATGGCCACGGGTACCATGATCATTAAATTTCTATCTGATACTCTGAAACATAGTTTAGCATAATTTGATGTGCAAATTCATATCATTTTGAGCACCAGGGCATCTGTAGTTGAATTAGAGTTCCACCCAGATGGTGAGTATTTGGCAAGTGCATCAGAGGATCAGCGTTTGCTCACATGGAATGTCAATGATGGGACAATTGTGAAGTCCTATAGCTCTTGTGACACTTCAATCTATAATCTCTCTTGGCATAAAGCAGGCAAGCTGATAACAGCAGGTTCTGATAATGGTACTCTCTGCGTGGTTGATGTATCTTTTTGATCTTTTTATGCGCTATGTAAGAAACCATGCAGATCTGTCGAAATGATTTCCCAGTCATTGAACATACAGATACGTTTCCAAACTCCTTTAAACTGATTCTAATGCCAATTTTTTCCCCATGCTCTTGATTGTGCATTGACAAAATCACTTTTTAGTGCCACTTTTGGTTTGACTTTGGgcatatttaatgtttttgttgtaAAACTTGTATGTTAATTTCTCATAATATTTCAAACATTGTTTTGTGCACATGCATGCTGCTATGGTTTTCATGTGAAAGAACTTCAAATAAATGATTGCAAGACAATGCCAGTGGTCTCTTTTGCATTGCAGAATCACCGAAAGAATGCCTAGTTTCCAAGTCCCACATGATAATCCAACCTTTAATGGTTgtggtttataaaaaaaaaaatgtgatcatatttgtgttttaattgtCTAGTGTAAAGGTTCTTTGATGGTTTCCGAGGATCAAAATCCTTATCTGCTTCAGGTTTGAAGATAAAATGGCTATTGTGCTTATGAAAATGTGTCTTGATCTTTCGTTTTTTATAATTCTTTCTCAACGTGTACTTTTCATTatgctgctgctactgctgctTCTGTTACTGCTTCTTCTTTCtgtctcttttttatttttatgttttttctctcTCACATGCACACAAACACGTAacaaatatacacatattaCATCAAATGGTTTGAGTCGATTGCTCTTATTAACAATTGGGCTGCCCCAATCCTATTTCTTGTGTTGAGGGCttttgtacatatttttttcCTGGTCATCATCCCCTcgtttctctttttcctttgcGCGGGGAGTGTTATGTTGGTCTTTTTGTTTATCTCCAGCCTAGTTTGTTTGAGGTTTGGTAATTTTTGAAGTCCTTGAAGGGTCTTTTAGTTCacaataatgatatattttactACGTTAGTGAGATtataatgtttggttggaaacatATATTAGATAGCAATTAACATAgtaatattacaaaatttttaaaatacctttgtataaaaaattttcagtaaatttaaaattaaaataaaataaaaattttatatttaaaattattgattataataaaaaatttaattttttgaagttGAAGATATTTCCAATATAACGTTAACTAAGGTTAATTTTTTATCCGACGGATGAAATATGTagtcttttaattttaaaaaaaatgatatatttgtccaaaaaaaattcaaattattatttaataatccaACATAGCCATCTAATTTgatggtaatgagattaccaagttttttagtaatatttctgtgggatcgaaaatacgcgtcTGGCATCATGAAGACACTAGACAATACatcgaatcacaaatatcatatgttgttgtgttggttttttcatttccaatagaggcaagcctctactattaattaccctagattagaatcttaggaacctccgattaagggcaaaagtacaaataaaaggGCAAGAatatttgcgaattataaattttgttattttattgcatatatttaataCATCATTTATGTCattatataactttatatatatatatatatatatatatcatatatcgttgccgctgcctgtgccttgccaCCGTGTTGCGTGTCTCATTGCCgttttgaaattgttgttgccattttgaaataaataagtcaCCGCTGCCTCTGTCTTATTAATGCGTTACATATTGTcgctttaaaatatatatctcattgttgTCATGAGATAAATTTAGCAACTACCTTGAGATAAGCATCCTTGTTGTTGCTACATATTTTCTGTCATGCGTTTGTTTTCATatcatttccatattttttttatgcacttttgtcatcattttttttgttatttttttttcatatgcgTATTCGCAAGTGTGCATGCATGTactggaaattttttttatatcatgacATGCTcctcattttatatatatatttgccacACACGTGTGCATGCATGGTGGGCCCCTATGCTTCtcatttctctttattattttattattattattagttttttttatttatgtcgcgcatgcatttcatttatttttttatttttgccatgcatatatgcatgcttctcaaattttttttcctcttatttctctcttttttttaatttcatgcagGTATACATGCatgcttcttatttttatttttattattattattattatttttgcatgcttctcattcatcatcatcatttgtaATTCCAATTCCAGCTGAAAGCATCTTTCCCCACACCACGGCTAAAGGTAAATTCACCATGGATCCTTCAAGTAATCTTTTAAAGACTTCCTACGTATTTTTACTGATAGTGTTAGCAAATGATATAACGCCAAACCATGttgttttacatattttttttggacTAACGACTCATGGATTAAGGTTCGAGACATTCATATAAGTATGGCACTAGTGATTTTTACAATCTGTAGTGCAAATGATGAGATGA containing:
- the LOC120282145 gene encoding WD40 repeat-containing protein HOS15-like, with translation MSLANSLPISSMFSSSRISMKEVSNALHFNLKMKQRLRILQLIEARLTRELFLHLFTKVFGIHNLRQICMQKENAKGKRKRVDSSESDQKQGSNKWERNINVYGGPQLKVRTSSLPPVTHQVSDSDVYLLEGHSVEVSACAWSPTDSLLAVGSSDSMALIWKISDDLSKIYSSNPDVRCLIRPDPKNDGLDGVSTLAWNGGGELLATGSFDGLASIWTKNGELKKALDNHKDTILFIAWNSNDAFLITGSGSSDNRVVVWDTNRWESMQEVAFDSEQLIGVAWRNGTSFAACSGDKRICVYNIGESQPVKTFSGYQDEVCGINWNPTGSLLASYPHDKAIKIWTLEQDESLHDLMHNEIVHC
- the LOC120282814 gene encoding WD40 repeat-containing protein HOS15-like produces the protein MSYVVYVFYAFSDMSVNASKDRTVKVWDCVHGQLLYSFNGHGASVVELEFHPDGEYLASASEDQRLLTWNVNDGTIVKSYSSCDTSIYNLSWHKAGKLITAGSDNGTLCVVDVSF